From Streptomyces asiaticus, one genomic window encodes:
- a CDS encoding carbohydrate ABC transporter permease: protein MRNFGWVDTVQALIIPWAFTALGAFLLRQFFLTVPQELDDAARVDGAGTVRTFLSVMVPLARPTLAVLAVFSFISYWNSFLWPLVIVNDVNARATIPLGLQAFFGQQGNEWSLVMAASVISMLPTVIILVLLQKHLVRGIVTSGLGGR, encoded by the coding sequence ATGCGGAACTTCGGATGGGTGGACACCGTCCAAGCGCTCATCATCCCGTGGGCGTTCACCGCGCTCGGCGCGTTCCTGCTGCGCCAGTTCTTCCTGACCGTCCCCCAGGAGCTGGACGACGCGGCCCGGGTCGACGGCGCCGGGACCGTGCGCACCTTCCTCAGCGTGATGGTGCCCCTGGCCCGGCCCACCCTCGCCGTGCTCGCCGTCTTCTCCTTCATCAGCTACTGGAACTCCTTCCTGTGGCCCCTCGTGATCGTCAACGATGTCAACGCGCGCGCCACTATCCCACTCGGCCTCCAGGCGTTCTTCGGACAGCAGGGCAATGAGTGGAGCCTCGTCATGGCGGCCTCGGTGATCTCGATGCTGCCGACCGTGATCATCCTCGTCCTCCTCCAGAAGCACCTCGTGCGCGGCATCGTCACCAGCGGCCTGGGCGGCCGCTGA
- a CDS encoding DeoR/GlpR family DNA-binding transcription regulator: MTRTDGQEERRRRLRELVTTKGFVRTSDLAAEFAVSVMTIHRDLDALQAQGWLRKVRGGASCLPSTQFHGSVGERMATMTQTKQRLARAAAEELAPGRIVVIDDSTTCLGLTQHLPQHTPITVITNSLPAITALAKEPGAALVALGGTYFPAYDAFMGPHTAQSMSAFRADVLFMSTTAVTTGRCYHMSPETVQVKQAMMAAAARRVLLVDHTKFANQGLYALAPLTDFDLVVVDDAAPAGEVRGLRERGVDVRIVPR, from the coding sequence ATGACCCGTACGGATGGGCAGGAGGAGCGGCGGCGCCGGCTGCGTGAACTGGTCACGACCAAGGGCTTCGTCCGCACCTCGGACCTCGCGGCCGAGTTCGCCGTCAGTGTGATGACCATCCACCGCGACCTGGACGCCCTCCAGGCGCAGGGCTGGCTGCGCAAGGTGCGCGGCGGTGCGAGCTGTCTGCCGTCCACGCAGTTCCACGGCAGTGTCGGCGAGCGCATGGCGACGATGACGCAGACCAAGCAGCGGCTGGCGCGGGCGGCCGCCGAGGAGCTGGCCCCCGGCCGGATCGTGGTGATCGACGACTCCACCACCTGTCTGGGCCTGACCCAGCACCTGCCCCAGCACACACCGATCACGGTGATCACCAACTCGCTGCCCGCCATCACGGCTCTGGCCAAGGAGCCAGGGGCGGCGCTGGTGGCGCTCGGCGGCACCTACTTCCCGGCGTACGACGCGTTCATGGGACCGCACACCGCGCAGAGCATGTCCGCCTTCCGCGCCGATGTGCTGTTCATGTCCACCACCGCCGTCACCACGGGCCGCTGCTACCACATGTCACCCGAGACGGTGCAGGTCAAGCAGGCGATGATGGCCGCCGCGGCACGCCGCGTACTCCTCGTCGACCATACGAAGTTCGCCAACCAGGGCCTGTACGCGCTGGCTCCGCTCACCGACTTCGACCTGGTCGTGGTGGATGACGCGGCACCGGCCGGGGAGGTGCGCGGGCTGCGCGAACGCGGCGTCGATGTGCGCATCGTCCCTCGGTGA
- a CDS encoding GntR family transcriptional regulator has translation MPPQNTSATGAPRERRGREVPPARQALSDSVYENIKAMVMDHEITPGARVSIEALSRTLGVSPTPIREALARLEADGLVVKRPLSGYRTTELLTRQGLEDLFEMRQLLEPRAAALAAVNAREDQLDAIERIAEEMHTDPGTAAGRYAAYRGFAALDQRLHDAIAQASGRPLLAGAVERLHSHLHIFRLSSQLGADDPTLAEHQRVVHAILRRHADRAAEAMAEHLTRSLRRQLSRDEES, from the coding sequence ATGCCGCCGCAGAACACCTCCGCGACCGGGGCACCGCGGGAACGGCGGGGGCGGGAGGTGCCGCCCGCCCGTCAGGCGCTCTCGGACAGTGTCTACGAGAACATCAAGGCCATGGTCATGGACCATGAGATCACCCCCGGCGCGCGTGTCAGCATCGAGGCCCTGTCCCGCACCCTCGGCGTCTCCCCGACCCCCATCCGGGAGGCGCTGGCCAGGCTGGAGGCGGACGGCCTGGTCGTGAAGCGGCCGCTGTCGGGATACCGCACCACCGAGCTGCTGACCCGGCAGGGGCTCGAGGATCTCTTCGAGATGCGGCAGCTGCTGGAGCCGAGGGCGGCCGCGCTCGCCGCGGTCAACGCCCGTGAGGACCAGCTCGACGCCATCGAGCGGATCGCGGAGGAGATGCACACCGACCCGGGGACGGCCGCCGGGCGCTACGCGGCCTACCGTGGCTTCGCCGCCCTCGACCAGCGCCTCCACGACGCGATCGCCCAGGCGTCCGGGCGGCCGCTGCTCGCGGGCGCGGTGGAGCGGCTCCACTCCCATCTGCACATCTTCCGGCTGAGCAGCCAGCTCGGCGCGGACGACCCGACCCTCGCGGAGCACCAGCGCGTGGTGCACGCGATACTGCGCCGACACGCCGACCGCGCGGCCGAGGCGATGGCGGAGCACCTCACCCGCAGCCTCCGGCGCCAGCTCAGCCGGGACGAGGAGTCCTGA
- a CDS encoding FGGY-family carbohydrate kinase: MSDALSPDAVHLGLDLGTQSVRAVAVDGTGKPLAAASRPLTGHRDGVRHEQDPEQWWSAAGAACREALGGIDGGRVRGVAVDATSGTILLADPSGTPLTPALMYDDGRAAGHADRVNTVGAAVWERLGYRTMQPSWALPKLLWLLQHTDVPPGARLLHQADLITWRLAGQQPPADASHALKTGYDLLADRWPAEELAALGVPDGLLPEVVRPGTVIGTVCARAAAVTGIPVGTPMVAGMTDGCAAQIGAGALGPGAWNSVLGTTLVLKGASPRPVHDPAGVVYCHRGPGGSWLPGGASSSGAGVLTRRFPGADLDALTEAAAATGSTAVVYPLVGERGERFPFRAPDAHPFVLGEPSGAAEEFHACLLGVACVERLCLDHLDHIGAPVAGPLSLTGGGARNRYWSRLRADLLGRSVTLPEQAESAVGMAVLAATASGVTLERAATAMVRGGVELRPDPARTARLLPVYLGFVDELVRRGWLEPEVAAHAHRKADQ; encoded by the coding sequence ATGTCTGACGCTCTCTCCCCCGACGCCGTCCATCTCGGCCTGGACCTCGGTACGCAGAGCGTGCGCGCGGTCGCCGTGGACGGCACCGGGAAGCCGCTCGCCGCGGCCTCCCGCCCCCTGACCGGCCACCGTGACGGCGTACGGCACGAACAGGACCCCGAGCAGTGGTGGTCCGCCGCCGGTGCCGCCTGCCGCGAGGCCCTGGGCGGCATCGACGGCGGGCGGGTGCGGGGTGTGGCGGTGGACGCCACCTCCGGGACCATCCTCCTCGCCGACCCGTCCGGAACCCCGCTCACCCCGGCCCTGATGTACGACGACGGGCGCGCCGCGGGCCACGCCGACCGCGTCAACACCGTCGGCGCGGCGGTCTGGGAGAGGCTCGGCTACCGCACCATGCAGCCGTCCTGGGCGCTGCCCAAACTCCTGTGGCTGCTCCAGCACACCGATGTCCCGCCGGGGGCCCGGCTGCTGCACCAGGCCGACCTGATCACCTGGCGGCTGGCCGGTCAACAGCCCCCCGCCGACGCCAGCCACGCCCTGAAGACCGGCTACGACCTGCTCGCCGACCGCTGGCCCGCCGAGGAGCTGGCCGCCCTGGGCGTCCCCGACGGCCTGCTGCCGGAGGTCGTACGGCCCGGCACGGTGATCGGCACGGTCTGCGCGCGGGCCGCCGCCGTCACCGGGATCCCCGTCGGCACCCCCATGGTCGCGGGGATGACCGACGGCTGCGCGGCCCAGATCGGGGCGGGCGCGCTCGGCCCGGGCGCCTGGAACTCGGTGCTGGGCACCACCCTCGTCCTCAAGGGCGCCAGTCCCCGTCCGGTGCACGACCCCGCCGGGGTGGTCTACTGCCACCGCGGTCCCGGCGGCAGCTGGCTGCCCGGCGGCGCCTCCAGCAGTGGCGCGGGCGTGCTGACCCGCCGCTTCCCCGGCGCCGACCTCGACGCCCTCACCGAAGCGGCCGCCGCCACCGGCTCCACCGCGGTCGTCTACCCGCTCGTCGGCGAGCGCGGCGAACGCTTCCCGTTCCGCGCGCCCGACGCGCACCCCTTCGTCCTGGGCGAACCCTCCGGCGCGGCCGAGGAGTTCCATGCCTGTCTGCTGGGCGTGGCCTGTGTGGAGCGGCTCTGCCTCGACCACCTGGATCACATCGGGGCTCCCGTGGCCGGTCCGCTGAGCCTGACCGGCGGCGGCGCACGCAACCGCTACTGGTCGCGGCTGCGCGCCGACCTCCTCGGCCGGAGCGTGACCCTCCCCGAGCAGGCCGAGAGCGCGGTCGGCATGGCGGTGCTCGCCGCCACCGCCTCGGGCGTCACGCTGGAGCGTGCCGCCACCGCCATGGTGCGCGGCGGAGTCGAGCTGCGCCCCGATCCCGCCCGCACCGCACGGCTGCTCCCCGTCTACCTCGGCTTCGTGGACGAACTGGTCCGCCGGGGCTGGCTGGAGCCGGAGGTGGCCGCCCACGCCCACAGAAAGGCCGATCAGTGA
- a CDS encoding FGGY-family carbohydrate kinase: MTVLTVDVGTSVIKSVVFDAEGREVAVSRTGTEVLRPHPGWAEQDMDAVWRGVVSTVRGALAQLGPGHDAVRLIAFTAQGDGCWLVDGDGRPTGPAILWSDGRAGDLLARWQAEGVLAEAYRRNGSLTCAGMPNAVLTWLAEHDPARLERSHTALTAAGWLFLRLTGVTAIDASDASAPFLDHATGAYDPAIVDLFGLAWARRLLPRVLGHDECVAELTHHAAAELGLAPGLPVVMAPYDIAATARGAGVVDPGQACAILGTTLCTEVVRRSVDTSGEPCGITIAFGRHDRLLRALPTLSGTEVLDWACRTLAVESPAALGDLAAASAPGAAGLGFLPHLSPAGERAPFLDGRARGTFWGLSLDHTRADLARAVFEGLSLVVRDCLRASGTEVRELRLCGGGAGSDRWCQLIADATGVPTARGTDTELGAKGAFLTGLALTGAERSMEEAAAKYVHMGASWAPNPGRAALYDELAAAHLAWRDAARSLGWSPSQGPDSSPSREPGSSPTRASGGPPTRTPAAQRPHDPHAPHPETSHV, translated from the coding sequence ATGACGGTTCTCACTGTCGACGTCGGCACGTCGGTCATCAAGTCCGTCGTGTTCGACGCCGAGGGAAGGGAAGTGGCGGTCTCCCGCACCGGTACGGAGGTGCTGCGGCCCCACCCCGGGTGGGCCGAGCAGGACATGGACGCGGTGTGGCGCGGGGTCGTCTCCACCGTGCGCGGCGCCCTGGCCCAGCTGGGGCCGGGGCATGACGCGGTGCGGCTGATCGCGTTCACGGCCCAGGGGGACGGCTGCTGGCTGGTCGACGGCGACGGCCGCCCCACCGGTCCGGCGATCCTGTGGTCCGACGGGCGCGCCGGTGATCTGCTCGCGCGCTGGCAGGCCGAGGGCGTCCTGGCGGAGGCGTACCGCCGCAACGGCTCCCTGACCTGCGCGGGCATGCCCAACGCGGTGCTCACCTGGCTCGCCGAGCACGACCCGGCGCGCCTGGAGCGCTCGCACACCGCGCTGACCGCGGCGGGCTGGCTGTTCCTGAGGCTCACCGGCGTCACGGCGATCGACGCCTCCGACGCGTCGGCCCCCTTCCTCGACCACGCCACGGGCGCGTACGACCCCGCGATCGTGGACCTGTTCGGCCTGGCGTGGGCCCGTCGGCTGCTGCCGCGCGTCCTCGGACACGACGAGTGCGTCGCCGAGCTCACCCACCACGCGGCAGCCGAACTGGGCCTTGCCCCCGGTCTTCCCGTCGTGATGGCGCCCTACGACATCGCCGCCACCGCCCGCGGCGCCGGGGTCGTCGACCCCGGGCAGGCGTGCGCCATCCTCGGCACCACCCTGTGCACCGAGGTGGTGCGCCGGAGCGTGGACACCTCGGGCGAGCCGTGCGGCATCACCATCGCCTTCGGCCGCCACGACCGCCTGCTGCGCGCCCTTCCCACCCTCTCGGGCACCGAGGTGCTGGACTGGGCGTGCCGGACGCTGGCCGTCGAGAGCCCCGCCGCCCTCGGTGACCTCGCCGCCGCGTCCGCGCCCGGCGCCGCCGGGCTGGGCTTCCTCCCCCACCTCTCCCCCGCCGGGGAGCGCGCGCCGTTCCTCGACGGGCGGGCCCGCGGCACCTTCTGGGGGCTGTCGCTGGACCACACCCGCGCCGATCTGGCCCGTGCGGTCTTCGAGGGGCTGTCCCTCGTCGTACGCGACTGCCTGCGAGCCTCCGGAACCGAGGTGCGCGAGCTGCGGCTGTGCGGCGGAGGCGCGGGCAGCGACCGCTGGTGTCAGCTCATCGCCGACGCCACCGGCGTTCCGACGGCGCGCGGCACCGACACCGAGCTGGGCGCGAAGGGCGCCTTCCTCACCGGTCTGGCGCTCACCGGCGCCGAGCGGAGCATGGAGGAGGCCGCCGCCAAGTACGTCCATATGGGCGCCAGTTGGGCACCGAACCCGGGCCGGGCCGCGCTCTACGACGAGCTGGCCGCGGCACACCTGGCCTGGCGGGACGCGGCCCGGTCCCTGGGCTGGTCGCCGTCCCAGGGGCCGGACTCGTCGCCATCCCGGGAACCGGGCTCGTCGCCGACCCGGGCATCGGGCGGGCCACCCACCCGCACCCCCGCCGCCCAGCGCCCCCACGACCCCCACGCCCCCCATCCGGAAACCTCGCATGTCTGA
- a CDS encoding histidine phosphatase family protein yields MTDFVLVRHGETVWHAENRYAGRTDVPLTEHGHKQAAELGAWAAGQRLDAVLSSPLSRARLTAGPAAAALGLTPRVDERLYEVDFGRGEGLTRAEMRERFPAELAAFLADPVAHHLPGGEDPAAAAGRAIGCLTDIAREVPEGRVLVVAHSTLVRLVLCQLLGIPLARYRQVFPRLENGALTELRLWDGRASLLRLNAPALTTD; encoded by the coding sequence GTGACCGACTTCGTCCTCGTACGGCACGGGGAGACCGTGTGGCACGCGGAGAACCGCTACGCCGGCCGCACCGATGTGCCGCTGACCGAACACGGGCACAAGCAGGCCGCCGAGCTCGGCGCCTGGGCCGCGGGGCAGCGGCTGGACGCGGTGCTCAGCTCACCGCTGTCCCGCGCCCGGCTCACCGCCGGGCCCGCCGCGGCCGCGCTCGGCCTCACCCCGCGCGTCGACGAGCGGCTGTACGAGGTGGACTTCGGGCGCGGCGAGGGGCTGACCCGGGCGGAGATGCGGGAGCGGTTCCCTGCGGAGCTGGCCGCGTTCCTGGCCGATCCGGTCGCCCACCACCTGCCTGGCGGTGAGGACCCGGCGGCGGCGGCCGGTCGCGCGATCGGCTGTCTGACGGACATCGCCCGGGAGGTGCCCGAGGGACGCGTCCTGGTCGTCGCCCACTCCACCCTCGTCCGTCTCGTCCTGTGCCAGTTGCTCGGCATTCCGCTCGCCCGCTACCGCCAGGTGTTTCCCCGGCTGGAGAACGGCGCCCTGACCGAACTGCGCCTGTGGGACGGCCGGGCATCGCTTCTGCGGCTCAACGCCCCGGCCCTGACCACCGACTGA
- a CDS encoding ATP-binding cassette domain-containing protein — protein MVGHTPDSGRLVWCGREVRPRSPLEATRTGIGVVHQERNLIPGFSVAENITLQSPPSHRGLIDRAAMTDPALRCLGELGLDLDPDRPIRELSVARQQLVEIAKALYAESRVLLLEIVGLYGLVGAGRSELVKAVLGLDRVTGGEIRVHGEPVRIASPRQALHRFGIGYLTENRKEEGLFLDQPIARNITVTVWKRPAKALGFISAREERDVAYDLVERLGIRIAGLDRHAGELSGGNQQKMSLAKWLAADTRLLIVDEPTVGVDVRTKHAFHELIWELARDGLPILLISSDLAEMITLADRVVVMADHRIRGELDNDRDYERMSGRIIRIIHDRATSAVRPRAVEA, from the coding sequence GTGGTCGGACACACTCCCGACAGCGGCCGTCTCGTCTGGTGCGGACGCGAGGTGCGTCCGCGCTCGCCACTGGAGGCCACCCGCACCGGCATCGGCGTGGTGCACCAGGAGCGCAATCTGATCCCGGGCTTCTCGGTGGCCGAGAACATCACACTACAGAGCCCTCCCTCACACCGCGGTCTCATCGACCGCGCGGCGATGACCGACCCCGCCCTGCGGTGCCTCGGCGAGCTGGGACTGGACCTCGACCCGGACCGGCCGATCCGTGAACTGTCCGTGGCACGGCAGCAGTTGGTGGAGATCGCCAAGGCCCTGTACGCCGAGAGCCGGGTGCTGCTCCTCGAGATCGTCGGGCTGTACGGGCTGGTCGGCGCGGGGCGCAGCGAACTGGTCAAGGCGGTGCTCGGCCTCGACCGCGTCACCGGCGGCGAGATCCGGGTGCACGGCGAGCCGGTGCGCATCGCCTCTCCCCGGCAGGCGCTGCACCGCTTCGGCATCGGCTATCTCACTGAGAACCGCAAGGAGGAAGGGCTCTTCCTGGACCAGCCCATCGCCCGGAACATCACGGTGACGGTGTGGAAGAGGCCGGCGAAGGCGCTCGGTTTCATCTCCGCGCGCGAGGAGCGGGACGTGGCGTACGACCTCGTCGAACGTCTGGGCATCCGTATCGCCGGGCTCGACCGACACGCCGGTGAGCTGTCCGGCGGCAACCAGCAGAAGATGAGCCTGGCGAAGTGGCTGGCGGCCGACACCCGGCTGCTCATCGTGGACGAGCCGACCGTGGGTGTCGATGTGCGCACCAAGCACGCCTTCCACGAACTCATCTGGGAGCTGGCCCGCGATGGCCTGCCCATTCTGCTGATCAGCAGCGACCTCGCGGAGATGATCACGCTCGCGGACCGGGTGGTGGTGATGGCCGACCACCGGATCCGTGGCGAGCTCGACAACGACCGCGACTACGAGCGGATGAGCGGCCGGATCATCCGCATCATCCACGACCGCGCGACGTCGGCGGTGCGCCCGCGGGCGGTGGAGGCGTAA